The Niallia alba genome includes a window with the following:
- a CDS encoding PTS transporter subunit EIIC, whose protein sequence is MAGENNKILAEKILEQLGGPQNIVNYTHCMTRLRVTPRDASVINTEELKKVDGVLGVVVEETLQIILGPGKVNKVTEAFSKLIEDAGGINLKTKAASKKAEINKKNATPFKLFLRKIAGIFIPLIPALVASGLITGITKAIVQAGWLAGDSQLATILSVIGSGLFGYLGILVGTNAAKEFGGSPALGAIAGILIINPAVAGIHLFGTDLLPGRGGLIGVLFAAIFIALVEKQVRKYVPTSLDLFITPTVALLLTGIVTYVVFMPLGGLISDVITKGLTSLLDIGGIVAGFVLGATFLPLVVTGLHQGLTPIHLELINTIGDDPLLPILAMGGAAQVGAAFAIYFKTKKTRLKRAIAGGLPAGILGIGEPLIFGVTLPLGRPFLTACLGAGVGGAFQAAFGVATIAVGVSGIPLAFLVVTGQVLLYLVGLLIAYAAGFIFTYLFGFKDEMAGEFE, encoded by the coding sequence ATGGCTGGTGAAAACAACAAAATTTTAGCAGAAAAGATTCTCGAACAATTAGGTGGTCCCCAAAATATTGTTAACTACACACACTGTATGACAAGACTTCGTGTCACACCGAGGGATGCTTCAGTAATCAATACGGAGGAATTAAAAAAAGTTGATGGAGTACTGGGAGTGGTAGTAGAAGAAACACTCCAAATTATACTAGGTCCTGGAAAAGTAAACAAAGTAACAGAAGCGTTTAGTAAGTTAATCGAGGATGCTGGTGGCATTAATTTAAAAACAAAGGCAGCAAGCAAAAAGGCGGAAATAAATAAAAAAAATGCGACTCCCTTTAAATTATTTTTACGAAAAATTGCTGGTATCTTCATTCCCTTAATCCCCGCCCTTGTGGCATCTGGTTTGATAACAGGGATTACAAAAGCCATTGTTCAGGCAGGATGGCTGGCAGGTGATTCACAGCTTGCAACAATTTTATCTGTTATAGGGAGTGGATTATTCGGATATCTTGGAATTTTAGTTGGTACGAATGCAGCAAAAGAGTTTGGCGGTTCACCTGCACTTGGAGCTATTGCCGGAATCTTAATAATAAACCCAGCTGTCGCTGGAATCCATTTATTTGGCACAGATTTGCTACCTGGTCGTGGCGGATTAATTGGTGTTCTATTCGCAGCTATCTTTATCGCTCTAGTTGAAAAACAAGTTCGTAAATATGTACCAACATCACTAGATCTTTTCATTACACCAACTGTTGCTTTATTACTTACTGGTATTGTGACTTACGTTGTATTTATGCCGCTTGGTGGCCTAATTTCGGATGTAATTACAAAAGGGTTAACCTCCTTACTGGACATTGGGGGCATTGTTGCAGGATTTGTTCTAGGAGCAACCTTCCTTCCGCTAGTTGTCACTGGATTACACCAAGGATTGACTCCAATCCATCTAGAGTTAATTAATACCATTGGTGATGACCCTCTTCTACCAATACTTGCAATGGGTGGTGCTGCCCAAGTAGGTGCAGCGTTTGCGATTTACTTCAAAACAAAGAAAACACGATTAAAAAGAGCTATTGCCGGTGGTCTTCCTGCAGGAATACTTGGAATCGGAGAGCCATTGATTTTCGGTGTTACACTTCCGTTAGGGCGTCCCTTCTTAACTGCATGTTTAGGAGCAGGAGTCGGCGGCGCATTCCAAGCTGCCTTTGGAGTTGCAACAATAGCTGTCGGGGTATCTGGTATACCACTTGCATTCCTAGTTGTCACTGGTCAAGTTCTTCTATATTTAGTAGGGCTATTAATTGCTTATGCCGCAGGATTCATTTTTACGTATTTATTTGGTTTCAAAGATGAGATGGCTGGTGAGTTTGAATGA
- a CDS encoding MurR/RpiR family transcriptional regulator — protein sequence MVAGGLKIIQSMLEQLPASERKIAAFILENPNMLLNSTVHEIGAHAGTSGAAVIRLCKSLGLNGFQDLKVRIAGDLVKPIEQGYRDIEPDESFYSIVQKTTSNSIQSIRDSEEIINYEELERAVHTLSTAQNVHFFGIGASNIIAKDAQQKLLRIHKNATAFTDTHLVATLIGNASKDDLVFGISHSGETPEVIKVMSLAKKHGVKTISLTKYGQSSVASLSDIKLFTSYSAEAPFRSAATSSRLAQLYIMDILFLSMATVQYEDTITSIDKTREAIQFIKEGK from the coding sequence TTGGTAGCAGGTGGTTTAAAAATTATACAAAGCATGTTGGAGCAACTCCCCGCTTCTGAGCGAAAAATCGCTGCGTTTATTCTTGAAAATCCAAACATGCTATTAAACAGTACCGTTCATGAAATCGGCGCACATGCTGGTACAAGTGGTGCTGCAGTTATTAGGCTCTGTAAATCATTAGGCTTAAATGGCTTTCAAGATTTAAAAGTTAGAATTGCAGGTGATTTAGTAAAACCCATTGAACAGGGATATCGTGACATCGAACCTGATGAATCCTTCTATTCTATTGTTCAAAAAACAACCAGTAATAGTATTCAAAGCATCCGCGATTCAGAAGAAATAATTAATTATGAAGAATTGGAGCGTGCTGTTCACACCTTATCAACTGCACAAAATGTTCACTTTTTCGGAATTGGTGCTTCCAATATTATCGCTAAAGATGCCCAACAAAAGCTCCTCCGAATTCATAAAAATGCAACTGCTTTTACTGATACACACCTTGTCGCTACATTAATCGGTAATGCAAGCAAGGATGATTTGGTCTTTGGTATTTCCCATTCTGGTGAAACTCCAGAAGTAATTAAAGTTATGTCACTTGCCAAGAAACATGGTGTTAAAACAATCAGTCTAACAAAATACGGTCAATCGTCTGTTGCGTCACTCTCAGATATCAAATTGTTCACTTCATATTCAGCTGAAGCTCCTTTTCGAAGTGCAGCCACTTCATCACGCCTTGCTCAGCTATATATCATGGATATTTTGTTTCTATCAATGGCAACAGTCCAATATGAGGATACTATTACCTCTATTGATAAAACCAGAGAAGCTATTCAATTTATTAAAGAAGGAAAGTAG
- a CDS encoding class I SAM-dependent methyltransferase, protein MLSSLKAIQKVKQGDKEVLRQYKWLQYLYLTKEKNINLEQVNSLEGIESHPVLSYIERALTILDNSTRVNQVGKCIIEEVLIWSDVAKCGSPSKRRYWRERGFQLGIHNIGSAQIYAEEKKNVAINQRNLAQEELVFTLIYTHGLTGQFIRGEVRYCQLEPLILYMNKNTIVNQDDMYNILYVMNQCIIEAVSPQIWRDVQEEVKEIIGSILSGKREKELSLKERIKRLRNAAIQNGENFDMGYEQFFKDEKLKALFQIFFRKTDMWYVESALHDFTLEEFLKIFLLIYQKVNPLTVKQISFEPFMKDIYYDYKGKKTINLYKKRIIEAYLKEQMMEKLVAGHDSKNDHVELTIVPLDSLNENIGVAFAYSKAGEKLIEFCQEAEKSPLYERAIILLYDFFGFRKDGFDRLQNEQNYLTDMNNAKNYKKAIADYAVGNKMLDIGAGGGIMLDILSDSHPKATVIGIDISTNVIESLEKRKIREKKSWYVKQADALQLKETFALNSMDTIIFSSILHEMYSYIPYKGIKFNPEVISDSLTSAFEVLKPGGRIIIRDGIMTEPKEELRQIEFKLPNGMDFFKRYVNDFKGRQITFEQINKSTIQLPINDAMEFLYTYTWGEEAYPHEVQEQFGYFTPTEYKDVIHKVIGKKGKVLLFDHYLQDGYGEHLLPKVKLMDASRNVVKLPDSTCFIVIEKLSR, encoded by the coding sequence ATGCTTTCTTCATTAAAAGCGATTCAAAAAGTGAAACAGGGAGATAAAGAAGTACTTCGTCAATATAAATGGCTACAGTATCTCTATCTAACAAAGGAAAAGAACATTAACTTAGAACAAGTTAATTCTCTTGAAGGAATAGAAAGTCATCCAGTTCTGTCCTATATTGAAAGAGCGCTAACCATTTTAGACAACAGTACACGAGTAAATCAAGTTGGAAAATGCATCATAGAAGAAGTGTTGATTTGGAGTGATGTCGCAAAATGTGGTTCACCATCTAAAAGAAGGTATTGGCGTGAGCGAGGATTTCAATTAGGCATACATAATATTGGTTCTGCGCAAATTTATGCAGAAGAAAAAAAGAACGTAGCAATCAACCAACGGAATTTAGCACAAGAAGAGCTCGTGTTCACACTCATTTATACGCACGGATTAACGGGACAATTTATTAGAGGAGAAGTTCGCTATTGTCAATTAGAGCCTTTAATTTTATATATGAATAAAAATACAATAGTAAACCAAGATGACATGTACAATATATTGTATGTCATGAATCAATGTATCATCGAAGCTGTTTCGCCGCAAATATGGAGAGATGTTCAAGAAGAGGTTAAAGAAATTATAGGCTCTATTTTATCAGGAAAAAGGGAGAAAGAGTTATCGTTAAAAGAACGAATAAAAAGACTAAGAAATGCCGCTATTCAAAACGGCGAAAATTTTGATATGGGGTATGAGCAATTTTTTAAGGACGAGAAGCTGAAAGCGTTGTTTCAAATATTTTTTCGCAAAACTGATATGTGGTATGTGGAGTCAGCACTTCATGATTTCACCCTTGAAGAATTTTTAAAAATCTTTCTATTAATATATCAAAAAGTCAATCCATTAACAGTAAAGCAAATCAGCTTTGAACCGTTTATGAAAGACATATATTATGACTATAAAGGCAAAAAAACAATTAATTTATATAAGAAGCGAATCATTGAGGCTTACTTGAAAGAACAAATGATGGAGAAATTAGTTGCAGGACACGATAGCAAAAATGACCATGTAGAATTAACAATTGTTCCACTTGATTCTTTAAATGAAAATATAGGAGTAGCGTTTGCTTATTCAAAAGCAGGAGAAAAATTAATTGAGTTTTGCCAAGAAGCGGAAAAATCCCCCCTTTATGAACGTGCAATTATTCTCCTATATGATTTTTTCGGTTTTCGAAAGGATGGATTTGATCGCCTGCAAAACGAGCAAAACTATCTTACCGATATGAATAATGCCAAAAATTATAAAAAGGCAATTGCCGACTATGCAGTGGGAAATAAGATGCTTGATATAGGTGCAGGCGGCGGGATCATGTTAGATATTTTATCGGATAGTCATCCTAAGGCAACAGTAATTGGCATTGATATTTCTACAAATGTTATTGAGTCATTAGAAAAAAGAAAAATAAGAGAAAAGAAAAGTTGGTATGTTAAACAAGCGGACGCACTTCAATTAAAAGAAACATTTGCGCTTAATAGTATGGATACCATTATATTCTCTTCCATTCTTCATGAGATGTATTCTTATATTCCATATAAAGGGATAAAATTTAATCCAGAGGTTATTTCCGATAGTCTAACAAGTGCATTTGAGGTATTAAAACCAGGTGGCAGAATCATTATTAGAGATGGTATTATGACAGAACCGAAAGAAGAATTAAGACAAATTGAATTTAAGCTGCCAAATGGCATGGACTTTTTTAAACGCTATGTAAATGATTTTAAAGGAAGACAGATCACTTTTGAACAAATAAACAAATCCACTATTCAATTACCGATTAATGATGCGATGGAATTTCTTTATACGTATACATGGGGAGAAGAAGCTTATCCGCACGAAGTACAAGAGCAGTTCGGCTATTTTACCCCTACAGAGTATAAAGATGTTATTCATAAGGTGATTGGAAAAAAGGGAAAAGTTCTATTGTTTGACCATTATTTACAAGATGGGTACGGAGAACATCTTTTACCGAAAGTGAAATTGATGGATGCATCCAGGAATGTAGTTAAACTTCCTGATAGTACTTGTTTTATTGTTATCGAAAAATTAAGTCGATAG
- the murQ gene encoding N-acetylmuramic acid 6-phosphate etherase gives MKEKLELLTTESRNEQTMQIDTANPLEILRLMNEQDQLVALAVKEVLPEIEVAVQFVYESFKLGGRLIYVGAGTSGRLGVLDAVECPPTFSTEPNMVQGLIAGGETAFLKAVEGAEDQPDLGIKDLKDIGLSKKDTVIGIAASGRTPYVIGALQYARKIGAKTVALSCNKNAAISKEAEQAIEVIVGPEVLTGSTRLKSGTAHKMILNMISTSSMILLGKAYENLMVDVHVSNEKLKERAIGIIRKIADVSYEQALETLEKANLQVKTAIVMLKTDSTRQEAEQLLINANGYVKKAIQK, from the coding sequence ATGAAAGAAAAGCTTGAATTATTAACTACAGAATCTCGAAATGAGCAAACCATGCAAATCGATACAGCTAATCCACTTGAAATATTGCGCTTGATGAATGAGCAAGACCAATTAGTGGCTCTTGCAGTGAAAGAAGTTTTACCCGAAATAGAGGTAGCCGTCCAATTCGTATATGAATCATTTAAACTAGGTGGACGCCTCATTTATGTCGGAGCAGGAACGAGCGGAAGATTAGGAGTACTTGATGCGGTTGAATGTCCACCAACTTTCAGTACAGAACCTAATATGGTGCAAGGGTTAATTGCCGGTGGAGAAACTGCCTTCTTAAAAGCGGTCGAAGGGGCAGAAGATCAGCCGGATCTTGGTATCAAAGATTTAAAAGATATAGGTCTTTCAAAAAAAGATACAGTTATTGGTATAGCTGCCAGTGGCAGGACTCCTTATGTAATCGGCGCATTACAATATGCCCGAAAGATTGGAGCAAAAACGGTTGCCCTATCATGTAATAAAAATGCAGCTATCAGTAAGGAAGCGGAACAAGCAATCGAAGTAATTGTCGGTCCAGAGGTACTTACTGGATCTACACGGCTAAAATCTGGCACTGCACACAAAATGATTTTAAATATGATCTCTACCTCATCCATGATTTTGTTAGGAAAAGCCTATGAAAACTTAATGGTAGATGTTCATGTGAGCAATGAAAAGCTTAAAGAACGAGCAATCGGGATTATTCGCAAAATTGCAGATGTTTCATATGAACAAGCATTAGAAACATTAGAAAAAGCAAACTTACAAGTAAAAACAGCAATCGTCATGCTTAAAACTGATTCAACAAGACAAGAAGCCGAACAACTATTAATAAATGCAAATGGTTATGTAAAAAAAGCAATCCAAAAGTAA
- a CDS encoding class I SAM-dependent methyltransferase yields the protein MNEKSIKLVIGAGEYRNNPGWIYTQEEELNLLDESTWIHFNKSSIDAILAEHVWEHLTFKEGVQAAFLCYQYLKPSGYIRCAVPDGFFPDKSYQQIVQVGGPGPKDHPASTHRIVHNYRTLSRMFELAGFDTKLLEYCDEKGTFHENDWDGEDGVIFRSKKYDPRNNGEKLLFPSLIIDAIKR from the coding sequence ATGAATGAAAAGTCTATAAAGCTTGTTATAGGTGCAGGAGAATACAGGAATAATCCTGGCTGGATATATACACAAGAAGAAGAATTGAATTTACTAGATGAATCAACCTGGATACACTTTAACAAATCTTCGATTGACGCTATTTTAGCTGAACATGTGTGGGAGCACTTAACCTTTAAAGAAGGCGTTCAAGCAGCTTTTCTTTGCTATCAATACTTGAAGCCCTCAGGATACATTCGTTGTGCTGTTCCAGATGGTTTCTTTCCAGATAAGTCGTATCAACAAATAGTTCAAGTAGGTGGACCAGGCCCAAAGGATCATCCTGCCTCTACTCATAGAATCGTTCATAATTATCGAACATTAAGTCGGATGTTTGAATTAGCAGGATTTGATACTAAATTATTGGAATATTGTGATGAAAAAGGAACTTTCCATGAAAATGACTGGGATGGGGAGGATGGCGTCATTTTCCGGTCAAAAAAGTATGATCCACGAAATAATGGGGAAAAACTCTTATTTCCCTCTCTTATTATAGATGCGATTAAAAGATAA
- a CDS encoding 3' terminal RNA ribose 2'-O-methyltransferase Hen1 produces MQISLKVYGEHAGMVSHLIAKNPHNLYERKEKGGLVRIVFTKNEEREVNILFFVTVDNVELTKNQTNFSSITHYINDRESAVSSIFCSVLRKAVGTALNGKPKEEFKDWVNFAFSLEITFGPLSTNLSEKEIRELFEPLGYEVSIENGKVLLPAAFQKKSSAKFITLKANQTIQDFFRHLFVLIPVMDQYKHYFIDEKEVDKLKRYGEGWLSSHPKKSFIIKESLIFSDLIDKSRLLDSNSNNQKQETIVKKKSLNQWRYEKIVETVKILPHNSRIVDMGAGEGKLTAQLGFVNGIKELIAVEPSEREQQKAKKRIEALVDKPDFLFPTFKWGSLFYYDSELENKDIFILCEVIEHIDENRLFKTFETIFTKYQPYHLIITTPNQDYNVVYDMKEAKRHSDHRFEWTRQQFQEWVSYWQNHSTYEVQIDGIGEFVEGFGFPTQMAIFSKKRGV; encoded by the coding sequence ATGCAAATAAGTCTTAAAGTCTATGGTGAGCACGCAGGGATGGTATCCCATCTTATTGCTAAAAACCCGCATAATCTATATGAAAGAAAAGAAAAGGGTGGATTAGTGCGGATTGTTTTTACGAAAAACGAGGAGAGAGAAGTCAATATATTATTTTTCGTTACAGTAGATAATGTTGAATTAACGAAGAATCAAACGAATTTTTCGTCTATAACTCACTATATTAATGATAGAGAAAGCGCTGTTAGTAGTATTTTCTGCTCTGTTTTACGAAAAGCAGTAGGAACAGCACTAAATGGAAAGCCAAAAGAAGAATTTAAAGATTGGGTAAACTTTGCTTTTTCACTTGAAATTACTTTTGGGCCTCTTTCCACAAATTTATCCGAGAAAGAGATAAGGGAGCTCTTTGAACCTTTAGGATATGAAGTGAGCATCGAAAATGGAAAAGTACTTTTGCCAGCAGCTTTTCAGAAAAAAAGTTCAGCCAAGTTTATTACCTTAAAAGCAAATCAGACGATACAAGATTTCTTTCGGCATTTATTTGTATTAATTCCTGTCATGGACCAATATAAGCATTATTTTATTGATGAAAAAGAAGTCGATAAGCTAAAGCGCTACGGGGAGGGCTGGCTTTCCTCTCATCCGAAAAAAAGTTTTATTATAAAGGAATCACTTATTTTTTCAGACTTAATCGACAAATCAAGGTTATTAGATTCAAATTCTAATAACCAAAAACAAGAAACAATTGTAAAAAAGAAAAGCTTAAATCAATGGCGTTATGAGAAAATAGTTGAAACGGTAAAGATACTTCCTCATAATAGCCGGATTGTAGATATGGGTGCTGGAGAAGGAAAGTTAACTGCGCAATTAGGATTTGTTAATGGGATTAAAGAACTAATCGCTGTAGAGCCCTCCGAAAGAGAACAGCAAAAAGCTAAAAAAAGAATCGAAGCATTAGTGGACAAGCCAGATTTTCTTTTCCCAACCTTTAAATGGGGTTCTTTATTCTATTATGATAGCGAATTGGAGAATAAAGATATATTTATTCTCTGCGAAGTGATTGAACATATTGATGAAAATCGATTATTTAAGACGTTTGAAACAATTTTCACGAAATATCAGCCGTATCATTTGATTATTACAACGCCTAATCAAGATTATAATGTTGTCTATGATATGAAGGAAGCAAAAAGGCATAGCGACCATCGCTTTGAATGGACTAGACAGCAGTTTCAAGAATGGGTGAGCTATTGGCAAAATCATTCAACCTATGAGGTGCAAATAGATGGAATTGGCGAATTTGTGGAAGGATTTGGTTTTCCTACACAGATGGCTATTTTTTCAAAGAAAAGAGGTGTATAA
- a CDS encoding polynucleotide kinase-phosphatase — MKTISIPHNSIVLLIGPSNSGKSTTLQNWVRKGYLQAEEVISSDHFRRLVSDIDFLDWTNQPKEVAANLMEEYSQISRVAFDMMEKMIGARAALNKRSFIDATHLKEAEREKYRLLGKQFHVPVIAIFFDISLPVLLERDEKRTHPRGKGRVKRHFEIMRQEIRKIQKETYYAIYSLRERDESVQIDPVVSSLYLSADSGLDVIGDIHGCMDECYELLERLGYVKEEDGLFRHPEGRKFVSVGDIMSRGPKSAEALFFFSAHLKNNLAYMIDSNHGWKIARWLDGKKVTLSHGDEWIEEAFSAFSHEYTDKQIEEIREDWKTILLNAPSHYVLTRNGIKTAIIAHAGIKDKYIGKESAGISDFTRYGETLGMDSDGKPIRGDWYRKHLSKELIIWGHDPKPEPLVVNNTINIDQGVVFGGKLTAIRYPEREFISVKAQQDYAQIEDNPLKKWQETRLALPNVHRFINGFSVWTDTYGEINCPQNNVKAALDKVSHYTIPMEELIYIPPTMSPTPKSSSIEGYLEHPIDAYHYYKDNGIEQMVVEKKHMGSRGILLLYKNQETAEKYIGKKSLGTIYTRTGRAFFSHELEEEILTKLHNDLTAANYFEENQTDWVLLDAEILPWNLKAKDLIIQQYAHVAEMSQMDRDKIHQQLLLAQQNGMDVQSWIEEFEQKRKNAQSFSEVYNQYCWEIQRLDDIKIAPFHLLAHSKESFFLKTHQWHMEQNEYFSTISSLFMKTDYMIVNDEESLTKAVRWWEEITADGHEGVIFKPYHFLARNQKGKLLQPAIKVRGQKYLQIIYGMDYLEKDQLRRLKDRKTGKKQRNALKELALGLEGINRFIQLESLERIHECVLATLALEEEPIDARL; from the coding sequence ATGAAAACGATAAGCATTCCACATAACAGTATAGTCTTATTGATTGGCCCTTCGAATAGTGGGAAATCTACGACATTACAAAATTGGGTAAGAAAAGGCTATTTGCAAGCGGAAGAAGTAATTAGTTCTGATCATTTTCGAAGATTGGTCAGTGATATTGACTTTTTAGACTGGACAAATCAGCCTAAAGAAGTAGCTGCCAATTTGATGGAAGAATATAGCCAAATATCGAGAGTAGCTTTTGATATGATGGAAAAAATGATTGGAGCAAGAGCAGCATTAAATAAGCGCTCGTTTATAGATGCAACCCATTTAAAAGAAGCAGAGCGCGAAAAATATCGACTTCTTGGTAAGCAATTTCATGTTCCAGTAATAGCAATTTTCTTCGATATTTCCTTGCCTGTTCTCCTTGAAAGAGATGAGAAACGAACTCATCCGAGAGGGAAGGGAAGAGTGAAAAGACACTTTGAAATAATGCGCCAAGAAATTCGCAAAATCCAAAAAGAGACCTACTATGCAATTTATTCTTTAAGAGAACGGGATGAGTCTGTGCAAATAGATCCAGTCGTTTCTTCTTTATATTTAAGTGCAGATAGTGGTTTGGATGTTATCGGCGATATTCATGGATGTATGGATGAATGTTACGAATTGCTTGAACGGCTGGGATACGTGAAAGAGGAGGATGGATTATTTAGACATCCAGAAGGGCGAAAGTTTGTTTCAGTAGGCGATATTATGAGTCGTGGACCAAAATCTGCCGAAGCGCTATTCTTTTTTTCTGCGCATCTAAAAAATAATCTTGCCTATATGATCGACAGTAATCATGGTTGGAAAATAGCAAGATGGCTAGACGGCAAAAAAGTGACACTAAGTCATGGTGATGAATGGATTGAAGAAGCCTTTTCTGCATTTTCTCATGAATATACGGATAAGCAGATAGAGGAAATAAGAGAAGATTGGAAAACAATACTCCTTAATGCCCCTTCTCATTATGTATTAACAAGAAATGGAATTAAAACAGCCATTATCGCCCATGCAGGTATTAAGGATAAATATATTGGAAAAGAATCTGCTGGAATTTCTGATTTTACGAGATATGGAGAAACCTTAGGGATGGATTCAGACGGAAAGCCAATTCGCGGAGACTGGTATCGAAAACATTTATCAAAAGAATTAATCATCTGGGGACATGATCCAAAGCCAGAGCCGCTCGTTGTGAATAATACGATAAATATTGATCAAGGCGTTGTTTTTGGCGGCAAGCTAACGGCTATACGCTATCCAGAAAGGGAATTTATATCAGTAAAGGCGCAACAAGATTATGCCCAAATCGAAGATAATCCATTAAAAAAGTGGCAAGAAACAAGATTAGCCTTACCAAACGTTCATCGATTTATAAATGGTTTTAGTGTATGGACAGACACATATGGAGAAATTAACTGTCCACAAAACAATGTGAAAGCAGCACTGGACAAAGTTTCTCATTATACGATTCCTATGGAAGAATTAATCTATATTCCGCCAACCATGAGCCCTACACCGAAGAGTTCGTCGATAGAAGGATATTTAGAACATCCGATAGATGCCTATCACTATTACAAAGACAATGGGATAGAACAAATGGTTGTGGAGAAAAAGCATATGGGCAGTAGAGGAATTCTTTTGTTATACAAAAATCAAGAAACAGCTGAAAAATATATCGGTAAAAAGAGCTTGGGAACTATCTACACGCGAACTGGGAGAGCTTTTTTCTCCCATGAACTAGAAGAAGAGATCCTCACTAAGCTGCACAATGATTTAACAGCTGCAAATTATTTTGAAGAGAATCAGACAGACTGGGTATTGCTTGACGCTGAAATTCTCCCTTGGAATTTAAAAGCGAAAGATTTAATTATTCAGCAATACGCTCATGTCGCTGAAATGAGCCAGATGGATAGAGACAAGATACATCAGCAGCTTCTTCTTGCACAACAAAATGGCATGGATGTTCAAAGTTGGATAGAAGAATTTGAGCAGAAACGAAAAAATGCGCAAAGCTTTAGTGAAGTATATAACCAATATTGCTGGGAGATTCAGCGTTTAGATGACATAAAAATTGCACCATTTCATTTACTTGCACATAGTAAAGAAAGCTTTTTTCTAAAAACCCATCAGTGGCATATGGAGCAAAATGAATATTTTAGTACCATAAGCAGTCTTTTTATGAAAACAGATTATATGATTGTAAATGATGAAGAATCACTGACAAAAGCAGTGAGATGGTGGGAAGAGATAACTGCAGACGGCCATGAAGGAGTTATCTTTAAACCATATCATTTCCTCGCTAGAAATCAAAAGGGCAAATTACTTCAACCGGCTATTAAAGTAAGGGGACAGAAATACCTTCAAATTATTTATGGTATGGATTATTTAGAAAAGGATCAATTACGTCGTCTTAAAGACCGAAAAACAGGAAAAAAACAGCGTAATGCCTTAAAAGAATTAGCATTAGGGTTAGAAGGAATCAATCGCTTTATACAGCTTGAATCTCTGGAACGGATTCATGAATGTGTTCTTGCTACACTGGCGCTTGAAGAAGAACCTATTGATGCAAGATTATAA
- a CDS encoding H-type small acid-soluble spore protein, giving the protein MDINRARQILSSSAEIEVQYNGVSVWIDDIKEEDATAIVHLVGGIEEQTEVDIASLEEV; this is encoded by the coding sequence ATGGATATAAACAGAGCGAGGCAAATACTTTCGTCATCAGCTGAAATAGAAGTACAGTATAATGGTGTTTCTGTTTGGATAGATGACATTAAAGAAGAAGACGCAACTGCAATCGTTCATCTTGTAGGTGGGATTGAAGAACAAACAGAAGTAGATATCGCAAGCTTGGAAGAAGTATAA